Proteins encoded together in one Kitasatospora albolonga window:
- a CDS encoding glycosyl transferase, which translates to MTTTVAPVMPPPPTPGPVDSPRWARPALYGLLLAVGLAYFWNLSASGYANSFYSAAVQAGSQSWKAFFFGSLDSANAITVDKPPAALWPMALSVRLFGLNSWAILAPQVLMGVATAAVLNTAVCRRFGPVAGLIAVGVLALTPVAALMFRFNNPDALLTLLMTVTVWCVLRALEDGRTKWLLWAGAAVGLAFLTKTLQAFLILPPLAVLYAVCAPVPVRKRLGQLALSALTMVVAGGWWVAIVELLPASSRPYVGGSQTNSFLELTFGYNGLGRLNGEETGSVGGRGGGGGWGETGIGRMFDSEVGGQIAWLLPAALILLLAGLWLTRKAGRADSARAAFLAWGGALVMTGAVFSFMAGIFHQYYTVALAPYVAALVAMGAVVLWEERAARWPRAVLAGTVAVTVVWAYVLLGRTPEYLPWLRWAVLVGGLVGAAGLLVVGRVGGRALALAVVGLSFAASLAGPAAYTVSTLNSGHQGSIVTAGPSGGGGMGGPGGGGRGGPGGGPGGAPGGGPDGGGGQRGGTQPPGGMPAAPGGAVPGGAVQGGAVPGGAGAGMRGEGGGGMGGLLNGASVSAEAKALLEKDADDYTWAAAAVGAQNAASYQLATGDPVMAVGGFNGSDPSPTLAQFKKYVAEGKIHYFISRGTDGGMGDGMGGGAGTSSQITAWVAENFTEVSAGDATTLYDLTRPVS; encoded by the coding sequence ATGACCACGACCGTCGCCCCTGTGATGCCGCCCCCGCCGACGCCCGGTCCGGTGGACAGCCCCCGCTGGGCACGCCCCGCGCTGTACGGGCTCCTCCTGGCCGTCGGCCTCGCGTACTTCTGGAACCTCAGCGCCTCCGGTTACGCCAACTCCTTCTACTCCGCCGCCGTCCAGGCCGGCAGCCAGAGCTGGAAGGCGTTCTTCTTCGGCTCGCTGGACTCCGCGAACGCCATCACCGTCGACAAGCCCCCGGCCGCCCTCTGGCCGATGGCCCTCTCCGTACGCCTCTTCGGCCTCAACTCCTGGGCGATCCTGGCCCCTCAGGTCCTGATGGGCGTTGCCACGGCAGCCGTGCTCAACACCGCCGTATGCCGTCGTTTCGGGCCGGTCGCCGGGCTGATCGCGGTCGGGGTCCTCGCGCTGACGCCGGTCGCCGCGCTGATGTTCCGCTTCAACAACCCGGACGCGCTGCTCACCCTGCTGATGACCGTCACCGTGTGGTGCGTGCTGCGCGCGCTCGAGGACGGGCGGACGAAGTGGCTGCTCTGGGCGGGGGCGGCGGTGGGGCTCGCGTTCCTGACGAAGACCCTCCAGGCGTTCCTGATCCTGCCGCCGCTGGCCGTGCTGTACGCGGTGTGCGCCCCCGTTCCCGTACGGAAGCGGCTCGGCCAACTCGCCCTGTCCGCGCTGACGATGGTCGTCGCCGGTGGCTGGTGGGTGGCGATCGTGGAGCTGCTGCCCGCGTCGTCGCGGCCGTACGTCGGCGGCTCGCAGACCAACTCGTTCCTGGAGCTGACCTTCGGCTACAACGGGCTCGGCCGGCTCAACGGTGAGGAGACCGGGAGTGTTGGGGGACGGGGCGGAGGCGGTGGCTGGGGCGAGACCGGCATCGGGCGGATGTTCGACTCCGAGGTCGGCGGCCAGATCGCCTGGCTGCTGCCCGCCGCGCTGATCCTGCTGCTGGCCGGTCTCTGGCTGACCCGGAAGGCCGGACGGGCCGATTCCGCGCGGGCCGCGTTCCTGGCGTGGGGCGGGGCGCTGGTGATGACCGGTGCGGTGTTCAGCTTCATGGCGGGGATCTTCCACCAGTACTACACGGTGGCCCTCGCCCCGTACGTGGCCGCGCTGGTCGCCATGGGGGCCGTGGTGCTCTGGGAGGAGCGGGCCGCCCGGTGGCCGAGGGCGGTGCTCGCGGGGACCGTGGCGGTGACGGTGGTCTGGGCGTACGTGCTCCTGGGCCGCACCCCGGAGTATCTGCCGTGGCTGCGGTGGGCGGTGCTCGTGGGCGGTCTGGTGGGGGCCGCCGGGCTGCTGGTGGTGGGCCGGGTCGGCGGGCGGGCGCTGGCCCTCGCGGTGGTGGGGCTGAGCTTCGCGGCGTCGCTGGCGGGCCCGGCCGCGTACACCGTCAGCACCCTGAACTCCGGGCACCAGGGGTCGATCGTGACCGCCGGGCCGTCGGGCGGGGGCGGTATGGGCGGACCCGGTGGCGGCGGCCGGGGCGGGCCCGGCGGTGGTCCGGGAGGTGCTCCCGGTGGTGGCCCCGACGGTGGCGGCGGGCAGCGCGGGGGGACGCAGCCGCCGGGTGGGATGCCCGCCGCGCCCGGGGGTGCCGTGCCCGGAGGTGCCGTGCAGGGTGGTGCCGTACCAGGAGGCGCGGGTGCGGGCATGAGGGGCGAAGGCGGCGGCGGTATGGGCGGGCTGCTCAACGGCGCGTCCGTCTCCGCCGAGGCGAAGGCGCTCCTGGAGAAGGACGCGGACGACTACACCTGGGCCGCCGCTGCCGTCGGCGCGCAGAACGCGGCGAGTTACCAGCTCGCCACGGGCGATCCGGTGATGGCTGTCGGCGGGTTCAACGGCAGCGATCCGTCCCCGACGCTCGCCCAGTTCAAGAAGTACGTGGCGGAGGGGAAGATCCACTACTTCATTTCGCGTGGGACGGACGGCGGCATGGGTGACGGCATGGGCGGCGGGGCCGGGACCTCCTCGCAGATCACCGCCTGGGTGGCGGAGAACTTCACCGAGGTCTCCGCAGGCGATGCCACCACCCTCTACGACCTGACGCGGCCGGTGAGCTGA
- a CDS encoding metal-dependent hydrolase gives MSPPRRRRIRLPHLLLTAALLGALLGSPPAATAAPASRAVPLRVATYNIHAGAGMDNVFDLDRQTAELRSLKADVIGLQEVDRHWGARSDWRDLAGELAERLRMYVYFAPIYSLDPAEPGGPQAEYGVAVLSRYRIVSAENHEITRLSTQDPAPAPAPAPGFGEVVVRVKGRPVHVYVTHLDYRPDPAVRIAQVADTRRIMAEDRGAKILLGDFNAEPDAPELAPLWEELTDADPGAPTFPARDPVKRIDYVAVAKGTAEVRGAWVPESTASDHRAVVADLVLRGS, from the coding sequence ATGTCACCGCCTCGCCGCCGCCGCATCCGTCTCCCGCACCTTCTCCTCACCGCAGCCCTGCTGGGCGCGCTGCTCGGATCACCCCCGGCCGCTACCGCCGCCCCGGCCTCCCGTGCTGTGCCGCTGCGGGTCGCCACGTACAACATCCACGCCGGGGCGGGCATGGACAACGTCTTCGACCTCGACCGCCAGACGGCCGAACTGCGGTCGCTGAAAGCGGATGTGATCGGGCTTCAGGAGGTCGACCGGCACTGGGGCGCCCGCAGCGACTGGCGGGACCTCGCGGGCGAACTGGCCGAACGGCTGCGCATGTACGTGTACTTCGCCCCCATCTACAGCCTGGACCCCGCCGAACCGGGCGGGCCACAGGCGGAGTACGGGGTGGCGGTGCTCTCCCGGTACCGGATCGTGAGCGCCGAGAACCACGAGATCACCCGGCTCTCGACCCAGGACCCGGCCCCGGCCCCCGCCCCCGCTCCGGGGTTCGGCGAGGTCGTCGTACGGGTGAAGGGGCGGCCCGTGCACGTGTACGTGACCCACCTCGACTACCGCCCGGACCCCGCCGTACGCATCGCCCAGGTCGCCGACACCCGGCGGATCATGGCCGAGGACCGGGGCGCCAAGATCCTGCTCGGCGACTTCAACGCGGAACCCGACGCCCCGGAACTGGCGCCGCTCTGGGAGGAGTTGACGGACGCCGATCCAGGCGCCCCGACCTTCCCCGCGCGAGACCCCGTCAAGCGGATCGATTACGTGGCGGTGGCGAAGGGGACCGCCGAGGTGCGGGGCGCGTGGGTGCCGGAGAGCACCGCCTCGGACCACCGGGCGGTCGTGGCGGACCTGGTGCTGCGGGGCTCGTAG
- a CDS encoding MFS transporter, which produces MTASAAPRTDLAPQGHPQRWLILGVICLAQLTVLLDNTVLNVAIPSLTTELDASTADVQWMINAYSLVQSGLLLTAGSSADRYGRKKMLVVGLALFGVGSLAAGLAQSSGQLIAARAGMGVGGALLITTTLAVVVQIFDDSERVRAIGLWATVNSLGFAAGPLVGGMVLNHFWWGAIFLINIPVALIGLVAVVRLVPEFKNPRGERPDLLGALLSTVGMTAVVFAIISGPEHGWASGRVLLTACVGAAVLAGFVLWELHIPHPMLDMHFFRNQKFIGAVAGAILVAFGMGGSLFLLTQHLQFVLGYGPLEAGLRTAPMALTVVALNLTGLGARLVPKLGTPATIAAGMSCLAAGLAAVAVFGRDGYTGMLLGLVVMGAGIAFAMPAMANAIMSAIPPEKAGVGAGVNGTLAEFGNGLGVAVLGAVLNIRFAALVPAAVGAASLPAALAAADGEGERATIRDAFASGLETSQLVGAVAVLTGGLLAAMLLRRAERVEAARGKAGEAGEAGETGETRETGKAGATGHTGNAVAGGVPETVGGRADSPGPSARRPSA; this is translated from the coding sequence ATGACGGCGTCCGCCGCCCCGCGAACCGACCTCGCCCCGCAGGGGCATCCGCAGCGCTGGCTGATCCTCGGCGTCATCTGTCTCGCCCAGCTCACCGTGCTGCTCGACAACACCGTCCTCAACGTGGCGATCCCCTCCCTCACCACGGAGCTGGACGCCTCCACCGCCGATGTGCAGTGGATGATCAACGCCTACTCGCTCGTCCAGTCCGGGCTGCTGCTCACGGCGGGCAGTTCCGCCGACCGGTACGGGCGCAAGAAGATGCTGGTCGTGGGCCTCGCCCTGTTCGGCGTCGGTTCGCTGGCGGCCGGGCTCGCGCAGTCCTCCGGCCAGCTCATCGCGGCCCGCGCCGGGATGGGGGTCGGGGGTGCGCTCCTGATCACCACCACCCTCGCCGTCGTCGTCCAGATCTTCGACGACTCCGAGCGGGTCAGGGCGATCGGCCTCTGGGCGACCGTCAACTCCCTCGGGTTCGCGGCCGGTCCGCTCGTCGGCGGAATGGTGCTCAACCACTTCTGGTGGGGCGCGATCTTCCTCATCAACATCCCGGTCGCCCTGATCGGGCTGGTGGCCGTCGTCCGGCTCGTACCGGAGTTCAAGAACCCGCGCGGGGAGCGGCCCGACCTGCTGGGCGCGCTGCTCTCCACGGTCGGGATGACCGCGGTCGTGTTCGCGATCATCTCCGGACCCGAGCACGGCTGGGCGTCGGGCCGGGTGCTGCTGACGGCGTGCGTCGGGGCCGCCGTCCTCGCCGGGTTCGTCCTGTGGGAGCTGCACATCCCGCACCCCATGCTCGACATGCACTTCTTCCGGAACCAGAAGTTCATCGGCGCGGTGGCGGGCGCGATCCTGGTCGCCTTCGGGATGGGCGGCTCCCTCTTTCTGCTGACGCAGCACCTTCAGTTCGTTCTCGGGTACGGGCCGCTGGAGGCGGGTCTGCGGACGGCGCCGATGGCGCTCACCGTGGTCGCCCTCAACCTCACCGGTCTGGGCGCCCGGCTCGTCCCGAAGCTGGGGACGCCCGCCACCATCGCGGCGGGGATGAGCTGCCTGGCGGCCGGTCTCGCGGCCGTCGCGGTGTTCGGCCGCGACGGGTACACCGGGATGCTGCTCGGCCTGGTCGTGATGGGCGCGGGCATCGCCTTCGCGATGCCCGCCATGGCCAACGCCATCATGAGCGCCATCCCGCCGGAGAAGGCCGGGGTGGGCGCGGGGGTCAACGGCACGCTGGCGGAGTTCGGCAACGGGCTCGGGGTGGCGGTGCTGGGCGCGGTCCTGAACATCCGCTTCGCCGCCCTCGTACCGGCCGCCGTCGGCGCCGCCTCACTGCCCGCCGCGCTGGCCGCCGCCGACGGCGAGGGCGAGCGCGCCACCATCAGGGACGCCTTCGCCTCCGGCCTGGAGACCAGCCAGCTGGTGGGCGCGGTCGCGGTGCTGACGGGCGGTCTGCTCGCGGCGATGCTGCTGCGCCGGGCCGAACGGGTGGAGGCGGCGAGGGGGAAGGCCGGGGAGGCAGGGGAGGCGGGGGAGACCGGGGAAACCAGGGAGACCGGGAAGGCCGGGGCGACTGGGCATACCGGGAACGCTGTGGCCGGTGGTGTGCCTGAGACGGTCGGTGGCCGGGCAGACTCGCCGGGACCGTCGGCACGGCGGCCTTCGGCATAG
- a CDS encoding TetR family transcriptional regulator has protein sequence MVSASDRAKSPARTSVWLDRRTPSRSRRTESPAGLDRDRITEASVRLLDAEGLAKFSMRRLAAELDVTAMSLYWYVDTKDDLLELALDSVYAEIAPPREDADWRERLRELARSYRELLVRHIWISPLAGTFLNIGPNSMLFSYAVQDVIRATGLPLERQTGALSACFQFVYGFGTVEGHFKARCDATGLTEDEYHRHAMGTIRAQPHLRKIVESSDELMAARGGDTVEEMRERDFVFALDLLIAGIEAMCDRTDSPAATAR, from the coding sequence ATGGTGTCCGCGTCCGACCGCGCGAAGAGCCCCGCGCGGACCAGCGTGTGGCTCGACCGACGGACCCCGTCGCGCTCCCGCCGCACCGAGTCCCCGGCGGGCCTGGACCGCGACCGGATCACCGAGGCGTCCGTACGGCTGCTGGACGCCGAGGGGCTCGCCAAGTTCTCCATGCGCAGGCTCGCCGCCGAACTGGACGTCACCGCGATGTCCCTCTACTGGTACGTCGACACCAAGGACGACCTCCTGGAGCTGGCGCTCGACTCGGTCTACGCGGAGATCGCCCCGCCGCGCGAGGACGCCGACTGGCGGGAGCGCCTGCGCGAGCTGGCCCGCAGCTACCGCGAGCTGCTCGTCCGGCACATCTGGATCTCCCCGCTCGCCGGGACCTTCCTCAACATCGGCCCGAACTCGATGCTGTTCTCGTACGCCGTCCAGGACGTCATCCGGGCCACCGGCCTGCCCCTCGAACGGCAGACGGGCGCGCTCTCGGCGTGCTTCCAGTTCGTGTACGGATTCGGCACCGTCGAGGGCCACTTCAAGGCGCGGTGCGACGCGACCGGGCTGACGGAGGACGAGTACCACCGGCACGCGATGGGCACGATCCGGGCCCAGCCGCACCTGCGGAAGATCGTCGAGTCCTCCGACGAGCTGATGGCGGCCCGGGGCGGCGACACGGTCGAGGAGATGCGCGAGCGGGACTTCGTCTTCGCGCTGGACCTGCTGATCGCGGGCATCGAGGCGATGTGCGACCGTACGGACTCTCCGGCGGCGACCGCGCGGTAA
- a CDS encoding hydroxyacid dehydrogenase, producing the protein MPGAVPGVPAPELLARARLLVAPRLSPSLVRELERITGRSAERSGEGGTTDGPLLCVGAVLPEALRTERLLWFHSVNAGTDALLGAGPWPAGALLTRTVGRMGERIAQYVVGWVLAECQAVPEYAAQHARAEWRRLPTELVAGQTALVYGTGRIGGAVAGLLRSCGVRTVGVGRTGRAGAPPPGFDRVIGAAEDAEQEAAELAGARWVVGALPLTRATEGFFGAGRFAAVRGATFVNVGRGATVDPVALEGALRGGRVRRAVLDVLAEEPAAPDDPVWRLPRTVITSHSAGITADEDVAQDFAACWEAVAVGRRRPELAVDTGRGY; encoded by the coding sequence GTGCCGGGGGCGGTTCCCGGGGTGCCCGCGCCCGAGCTTCTCGCGCGGGCCCGGCTGCTCGTCGCGCCCAGGCTGAGCCCCTCTCTCGTACGGGAGCTGGAGCGGATCACCGGGCGGAGCGCCGAGCGGTCGGGGGAAGGGGGGACGACCGACGGTCCCCTTCTCTGTGTGGGGGCCGTGCTGCCCGAGGCCCTGCGCACCGAGCGGCTGCTCTGGTTCCACAGCGTCAACGCCGGTACGGACGCGCTGCTCGGCGCGGGGCCCTGGCCCGCCGGGGCGCTGCTGACCCGGACCGTGGGGCGGATGGGCGAGCGGATCGCGCAGTACGTGGTGGGCTGGGTGCTCGCCGAGTGCCAGGCCGTCCCCGAGTACGCCGCCCAGCACGCCCGCGCCGAGTGGCGCCGCCTCCCCACGGAGCTGGTCGCCGGGCAGACCGCCCTCGTCTACGGCACCGGGCGCATCGGCGGGGCCGTCGCCGGGCTGCTGCGGAGTTGCGGGGTGCGGACGGTGGGGGTGGGCCGGACCGGGCGGGCCGGGGCGCCGCCGCCGGGCTTCGACCGGGTGATCGGGGCGGCGGAGGACGCGGAGCAGGAGGCGGCGGAGCTGGCGGGGGCGCGGTGGGTGGTCGGTGCGCTGCCGTTGACCAGGGCGACGGAGGGCTTCTTCGGGGCGGGCCGGTTCGCGGCGGTGCGCGGGGCCACGTTCGTCAACGTGGGGCGGGGCGCGACCGTGGACCCGGTGGCGCTGGAGGGCGCGCTGCGGGGCGGCCGGGTGCGGCGCGCGGTGCTGGACGTGCTGGCGGAGGAGCCCGCCGCGCCCGACGACCCGGTCTGGCGGCTGCCCCGTACGGTCATCACCTCGCACTCCGCGGGGATCACCGCCGACGAGGACGTGGCCCAGGACTTCGCCGCCTGCTGGGAGGCCGTCGCGGTGGGGCGGCGGCGGCCGGAGCTGGCCGTGGACACGGGGCGGGGGTACTGA
- a CDS encoding PPOX class F420-dependent enzyme, producing MAPDIATNTTVDLDELLAFVRPRHRAVLLTTRSDGRPQGSPLTCGVDDAGRIVMSTYPERAKTRNAKRDERVSVIVLSDEWDGPWVQVDGAAEVLDAPESVEPLVEYFRNISGEHPDWDEYRAAMVRQGKSIIRVTPERWGPVATGGFPAHLAPGP from the coding sequence ATGGCACCGGACATCGCGACCAACACCACCGTGGACCTCGATGAGTTGCTGGCGTTCGTACGGCCCCGGCACCGCGCGGTCCTGCTGACCACCCGGTCCGACGGCCGCCCCCAGGGCTCCCCGCTGACCTGCGGGGTCGACGACGCGGGCCGGATCGTCATGTCGACGTACCCGGAGCGCGCGAAGACCCGCAACGCCAAGCGCGACGAGCGGGTCAGCGTGATCGTCCTCTCCGACGAGTGGGACGGGCCGTGGGTGCAGGTCGACGGTGCGGCGGAGGTGCTCGACGCCCCGGAGTCGGTCGAGCCGCTGGTCGAGTACTTCCGGAACATCTCCGGTGAGCACCCGGACTGGGACGAGTACCGGGCCGCCATGGTCAGGCAGGGCAAGTCGATCATCCGGGTCACACCGGAGCGCTGGGGGCCGGTCGCGACCGGCGGCTTCCCGGCCCACCTGGCTCCGGGCCCGTGA
- a CDS encoding MFS transporter produces MATTTPAGVRGGHAKHGGHGGGGDHGGHGGHGGRSGSGVSAGSGASDGTPMTHRQIMEALTGLLLGMFVAILSSTVVSNALPEIISDLGGGQSAYTWVVTASLLAMTATTPLWGKLSDLFSKKLLVQIALIIYVLGSVVAGLSTSSGMLIACRVVQGIGVGGLSALAQIVMAAMIAPRERGRYSGYLGAVFAVATVGGPLLGGVITDTSWMGWRWCFYVGVPFAIIALIVLQKTLKLPVVKREGVKVDWAGAFFISAAVSLLLVWVTFAGDKYDWLSWQTYVMVAGSVLLGAVFVLIESRAAEPIIPLRLFRNRTITLASVASLFVGVAMFAGTVFFSQYFQLARGKSPTMSGVMTIPMIAGLFLSSTVSGQIITRTGRWKAWLVSGGFLVTAGLGLLGTIRYDTEYWHVAVYMFVMGLGIGMMMQNLVLATQNQVAPEDLGSASSVVTFFRSLGGAIGVSALGAVLGNRVTHYVKDGIAALGPEGAAFGHGGTGGGGIPDLDKLPEPFRTVMEAAYGHGVGDVFLYAAPCALIAFVVTLFIKEVALKSSTTGNDSPQGEAAAGADPVEAEVPATVGATGAVSEGAAGVTSVDTAAAVTPYGTGQDAVTPYGTTVRGVVRGAEGAPVARAAVTLISLGGRQLGRSVAQADGTYALDAPGSGSYVLIASADGFQPQASTVVVGGEPLAFDILLSGTSGLAGTVRATESGAPVEGAMVIVTDVRGDVLATGTSGPAGEFAFGELVPGSVTVAVNAAGFRPLALPVEIGGQGVTRVEAALRAGSLVRGTVRAGAARSPLADARVTLIDAAGNVVATATTGEDGAYAFTDLDAGEYSVVATGYPPVAGPLTVSGQGIDGHDIELAHPDA; encoded by the coding sequence ATGGCTACGACCACACCGGCCGGTGTGCGGGGCGGCCACGCCAAGCACGGAGGCCATGGAGGCGGTGGGGACCACGGCGGTCACGGAGGTCACGGAGGCCGCAGCGGCTCCGGTGTCTCCGCCGGCTCCGGGGCCTCCGACGGCACGCCGATGACGCACCGGCAGATCATGGAAGCGCTGACCGGGCTGCTGCTCGGCATGTTCGTCGCGATCCTGTCGTCGACGGTCGTCTCCAACGCCCTCCCCGAGATCATCTCCGACCTCGGCGGCGGCCAGAGCGCCTACACCTGGGTCGTCACGGCCTCGCTGCTGGCCATGACCGCCACCACCCCCCTGTGGGGCAAGCTCTCGGACCTCTTCAGCAAGAAGCTGCTGGTCCAGATAGCGCTGATCATCTACGTCCTGGGGTCGGTCGTCGCCGGTCTCTCGACCAGCAGCGGCATGCTCATCGCCTGCCGCGTCGTCCAGGGCATCGGCGTCGGCGGCCTCTCCGCCCTCGCGCAGATCGTGATGGCCGCGATGATCGCCCCGCGCGAGCGCGGCCGTTACAGCGGCTACCTGGGCGCGGTCTTCGCCGTCGCGACCGTCGGCGGGCCGCTGCTCGGCGGTGTCATCACCGACACCAGCTGGATGGGCTGGCGCTGGTGCTTCTACGTGGGCGTGCCGTTCGCGATCATCGCCCTGATCGTGCTCCAGAAGACCCTGAAGCTCCCGGTGGTCAAGCGCGAGGGCGTCAAGGTCGACTGGGCCGGAGCGTTCTTCATCAGCGCCGCCGTCTCGCTGCTGCTGGTCTGGGTGACCTTCGCGGGTGACAAGTACGACTGGCTGTCGTGGCAGACGTACGTGATGGTCGCGGGCTCGGTCCTGCTCGGTGCGGTCTTCGTCCTCATCGAGTCGCGGGCCGCCGAGCCGATCATCCCGCTGCGCCTCTTCCGCAACCGCACCATCACGCTGGCGTCGGTCGCCTCGCTCTTCGTCGGTGTCGCGATGTTCGCGGGCACGGTCTTCTTCAGCCAGTACTTCCAGCTCGCGCGCGGCAAGTCGCCGACGATGTCCGGCGTCATGACCATCCCGATGATCGCGGGCCTCTTCCTCTCCTCGACCGTCTCCGGACAGATCATCACCAGGACCGGCCGCTGGAAGGCGTGGCTGGTCAGCGGTGGCTTCCTGGTCACGGCGGGGCTCGGGCTGCTCGGCACGATCCGGTACGACACCGAGTACTGGCACGTCGCCGTCTACATGTTCGTCATGGGCCTCGGCATCGGCATGATGATGCAGAACCTGGTCCTCGCCACCCAGAACCAGGTCGCACCCGAGGACCTCGGGTCCGCGAGCTCCGTCGTCACCTTCTTCCGGTCCCTCGGCGGCGCGATCGGCGTCTCGGCGCTCGGTGCCGTCCTGGGCAACCGCGTCACCCACTACGTGAAGGACGGCATCGCCGCACTCGGCCCCGAGGGCGCCGCCTTCGGCCACGGCGGTACGGGCGGCGGGGGCATCCCCGACCTGGACAAGCTGCCCGAGCCCTTCCGTACGGTCATGGAGGCCGCGTACGGGCACGGCGTCGGCGACGTCTTCCTTTACGCCGCTCCGTGCGCGCTGATCGCCTTCGTCGTGACGCTCTTCATCAAGGAGGTCGCCCTGAAGAGCAGCACCACTGGGAACGACAGCCCTCAAGGCGAGGCCGCCGCCGGGGCCGATCCCGTGGAGGCGGAGGTTCCGGCCACCGTCGGTGCCACCGGGGCCGTCTCCGAGGGCGCGGCCGGGGTCACCTCGGTCGACACGGCCGCCGCCGTCACCCCGTACGGGACCGGGCAGGACGCCGTCACCCCGTACGGGACGACCGTGCGCGGTGTGGTGCGCGGCGCCGAAGGGGCTCCGGTCGCCCGTGCGGCCGTCACGCTCATCTCGCTGGGCGGCCGTCAGCTGGGGCGCTCCGTCGCCCAGGCCGACGGTACGTACGCCCTCGACGCGCCGGGCTCCGGCAGCTACGTCCTGATCGCCTCCGCCGACGGTTTCCAGCCGCAGGCGTCCACGGTGGTCGTCGGCGGGGAGCCGCTGGCCTTCGACATCCTGCTCTCCGGTACGAGCGGACTGGCCGGGACCGTACGGGCCACCGAGTCCGGTGCGCCGGTCGAGGGCGCGATGGTCATCGTGACCGACGTACGCGGCGATGTCCTGGCCACCGGGACGTCCGGCCCGGCCGGTGAGTTCGCGTTCGGCGAGCTGGTCCCGGGCTCCGTGACCGTCGCGGTCAACGCGGCCGGGTTCCGCCCGCTGGCGCTGCCGGTGGAGATCGGCGGCCAGGGCGTCACCCGGGTCGAGGCCGCCCTGCGGGCCGGGTCGCTGGTGCGGGGCACCGTACGGGCCGGGGCCGCCCGGAGCCCGCTGGCCGACGCCCGGGTCACGCTGATCGACGCGGCGGGCAACGTGGTCGCCACCGCGACGACCGGCGAGGACGGCGCATACGCCTTCACCGACCTGGACGCGGGCGAGTACTCCGTCGTCGCGACTGGCTACCCGCCGGTGGCGGGCCCGCTGACGGTGAGCGGACAGGGTATCGACGGGCATGACATCGAACTCGCCCACCCGGACGCGTGA
- a CDS encoding MarR family transcriptional regulator: MAARSRYEELARQLSAVGAVKRGLARALPPECPGGSAAVLTLLDRHGEMRISRLAELMAVDLSVTSRHVAHVAEHGWIERSPDPADKRSRILRLTPGGHAQLDELTRRTTDVFARNLSDWSDDDVGRLNELLSRLRDSFACRGPGGCAPGSHSGECRNGLGDDAYTRTPV, encoded by the coding sequence GTGGCCGCACGGAGCCGGTACGAGGAACTGGCACGGCAGCTCAGCGCCGTCGGGGCCGTCAAGCGGGGGCTCGCCCGCGCTCTGCCCCCCGAGTGCCCCGGTGGCTCCGCCGCCGTGCTGACGCTCCTGGACCGGCACGGCGAGATGCGGATCAGCAGGCTCGCCGAGCTGATGGCCGTGGACCTCTCGGTGACCAGTCGCCACGTGGCCCATGTGGCCGAGCACGGCTGGATCGAACGGTCCCCGGACCCGGCGGACAAGCGGTCCCGCATCCTGCGGCTGACCCCCGGCGGCCACGCTCAGCTCGACGAGCTGACGCGGCGGACCACCGATGTGTTCGCCCGCAACCTCTCGGACTGGTCCGACGACGACGTCGGCCGGCTCAACGAGCTGCTGTCCCGGCTGCGCGACAGCTTCGCCTGCCGCGGACCCGGCGGCTGCGCCCCCGGAAGCCACTCCGGCGAGTGCCGGAACGGGCTCGGCGACGACGCGTACACCCGTACACCTGTGTAA
- a CDS encoding B/F/G family RNA polymerase sigma-70 factor: MSAEQGSSKVLTLTKSVPAPAVLTSSPEAIDTRTLSRSLFLRLAALGPASGPDGTDSPERTYVRDTLIELNLPLVRYAAARFRSRNEPMEDIVQVGTIGLIKAIDRFDCERGVEFPTFAMPTVVGEIKRFFRDTSWSVRVPRRLQELRLALTKTSDELAQKLDRSPTVPELARALGVSEEDVVDGLAVGNAYTASSLDSPSPEDDGGEGSLADRLGYEDAALEGVEYRESLKPLLAKLAPRERQIIMLRFFANMTQSQIGEEVGISQMHVSRLLTRTLAQLREGLISD, encoded by the coding sequence ATGTCCGCAGAACAGGGCAGCTCGAAGGTGCTCACGCTCACGAAGAGCGTGCCGGCACCCGCCGTGCTCACCAGCTCGCCGGAAGCCATCGACACCCGCACTCTGTCCCGCTCCCTGTTCCTGCGGCTCGCCGCGCTCGGCCCCGCCTCGGGTCCCGACGGAACGGACAGTCCGGAGCGGACCTATGTGCGGGACACACTCATCGAGCTCAACCTCCCGCTGGTGCGTTACGCCGCGGCGCGGTTCCGGAGCCGTAACGAACCGATGGAGGACATCGTCCAGGTCGGCACGATCGGCCTGATCAAGGCGATCGACCGGTTCGACTGCGAACGGGGCGTGGAGTTCCCGACGTTCGCGATGCCCACCGTCGTCGGTGAGATCAAACGCTTCTTCCGCGACACCTCCTGGTCCGTCCGGGTCCCCCGGCGCCTCCAGGAGCTGCGGCTCGCGCTGACGAAGACCAGCGACGAGCTGGCCCAGAAGCTCGACCGCTCGCCGACCGTGCCGGAGCTCGCCCGGGCGCTCGGGGTCTCCGAGGAGGACGTGGTCGACGGTCTCGCCGTCGGCAACGCGTACACCGCCTCCTCGCTCGACTCCCCCTCGCCCGAGGACGACGGCGGCGAGGGCTCCCTCGCCGACCGCCTCGGCTACGAGGACGCGGCGCTGGAGGGCGTCGAGTACCGCGAGTCGCTCAAGCCCCTGCTCGCCAAACTCGCCCCGCGCGAGCGGCAGATCATCATGCTGCGCTTCTTCGCCAACATGACCCAGTCGCAGATCGGCGAGGAGGTCGGCATCTCCCAGATGCACGTCTCCCGGCTGCTCACCCGCACCCTCGCCCAGCTCAGGGAAGGGCTCATCTCCGACTGA